Genomic DNA from Vicugna pacos chromosome 14, VicPac4, whole genome shotgun sequence:
ATGAACTCCTCTTTCTCTATAGGATTTTGTTCACTTTCAGCCAAACTACCAACAGATGAATTGTGAGGTGTCGAGGGTGGTGTCGCGGGCGCAAATTCTTTTGCTAATTCCCCCTTGAGTTTTTTGGTTAACTTCTTGAGATCCCATTCGGAAGCTGCCTGGGATGGTCCTAGAGGAGTTGACGGAGGGGTATCAGGCATTACGTTTCCATCTGTGATCTTCTGTTTGTCTTCCACTTGCAAACCATCTGCACAAGCAAGCACCGTGGACGAGAGAGGATGTGAATGGGGAAAGGGGGTCTCCTGCCCCAGAGACAAGGACTCAAGTGCTGTATTATTCAAATTACTCTTCTTCACAGATTTGCCCTTAGTTATTTCCTTCAAATCAGGTTTCTGACCTGCCACAGTTGGACAAGGTGGTAGTGTCTCTAAAGAGAATTCATGAGCTGCAGAACCTTTACAGCCAGAAACACAATCCTTCCCTGCAGAATGTGAACAGTGAGGTAAACGGTCTTGAGCTTCACGAAATTTGGGGAACTTTTCCAAAGTCAGCCGTGATTCTTCTCCAGGCAAAGGCAAGCCTCCTTTGTCTAGTCCATTTCTATCTACCTTTGGGATCactgatttgcttttctctatgGAATGTTTAATAATAGATTTAGATAATCGATCAGCAAACACGTCCTTGTTGCTGGCTTCACTCTGTTGCAGTGCTGCTGCATCACAGGGGGAAGGAGAGGTCTTCCCCTTTACTGTTGTAGTTAAACCACCTGTGTGTCCCTCCACTGTTTCTGTAACTCTGAGTGACATCACTGACTCTAAAGTTTCACTGACTATCGTACGCACCATTGCTGCAGAAAAGTTGCTAACACCCACAGGATCGCTTGTTGATTTTGAAGGGTTTCTCATTTCCATATAATCATTAGTTGGCTTAACAACATTCTGGTCACCTGGGTCGTGTTCTGAAGGTAAACAGATATTTCTGAGACAAGCTACttcctcttctttgttttttgtggTAACACCTGCTTGGGGGGAATCTCCATTCAAGTCACTAGCATCAGATGATGGGGGAGACTCTGCCTGCCGCGCACTAGATGAAGCATGATACGGGAGGAGGGCGCTTCCTGCCAAGGGCACGGGTATAGAAGTAGCCACTCCAGAAGTACAAAACAAGGCCTGCTGCACTGTGTATTCCTTTTTATGTTCCTGCACTGGTTTCGTCGCCATCATCGTCTGACCGTTAAAAGAAGGGGAAAACGTGGGAGCCTGTGTCGGCGGCACCACGTTCTCTGCACTCACGTACTTCACGTTATCTGTAGAAACGCTGACTGCTGCCTTTGTTGTAAAGGTCACGTCGACCTGTGACAGCTCGATGAATGCTTCCTGTATGACGGATTCAGACAGATCTTTTGCATAGGACTTCACGACTTTGTCTTCATAGTCAAATGACCAGCCCCGTGGAGATGCAGGAGTTGGAGGGTATGAAAACTGACACACTTCCATGATGCCTTCAAAAACCAGCTCTTCGGCAAGATCTGCGGCGAACCTCGCCACGGTGTTCGTGAAGATCTGCTTCTTTACGTACTGCAAATCTTTCAAAGCATTTGAGAAAGCTTCACTCACCAAAAAGTTAGCCAGACTGCTAATGGCTCGTTCTTTCAGAAAAAACGCACGCTGCCTTCTCAGTTCGTTAAATGCCATCTGAAAAACGGAGGATGTCAGTTTGACGGCCAGTTGGCACAGGGCGTTGGTACACGAAGAGACTCCCTTCTGCAAGTCTTTAAATGCACTGCCAAAACTTTTTTCCACGAGATCCGCTGCAAACTTCTGAATGCCATCCTTAATCACTGAGGATTTATTTTTAGATCGACTTTTGTGATCAAGGCTTCCACGCTTGAGAGCTACAGTTTTAGGTTCCCCCTTTTTAATACGATCAACGTCTGATGCTGCGTTAGGATGTCGGGGGTGAAGAACCGAGCCCAGCACTTCACGTGAAATGCTATTCGCATAATCCTCATAGGTGTGATAAACAGAATCGTGCCTTTCAGGAATCCTACTGCCACCAGCAGCTGCTTGGCAACAACATTCAGCAGGCGTGCAGCCTCCAAGAGGACTAAAGGCAGAGGACCGAATAGGGCTGAACAGGCCACTGTCCTCCCCCGAGGCCTTCACCAGGCGGGGAGAATCTGGAGCCTCACACAGGTTACTGTAAGGGGATTCTGGTTTGCGAGGAGTTGGCTTCCTTACATTAGCTGGGAGAGCTGGACGATCAGACTTGAACTTTTGAGGATTCATAGCAGTGGTTGCAGAACAAGATTGTTCATGTTTGGGCCCTTTCTTTTGCGGTGGCTTCCCTGAGGCAGGATCTTTTAGAAACGGACAAGCCATCTCTAAAGTCTGCTCCAGTTCATCGAACTGGTCAAAACTATCAAAAAACTCACTCACTTCTGAGTCTGAATCCTCAATATCATCTTTCATCACCGGAATTTTAGGTAACTCAAGTTTTGCTTTCAGACTTTTTTGATAGCCCTCTTCATCCAAGAAAATAAcaggacttggacttgagcacTCCGACTCAGACGAGTAGGCGGGAGAAGGAGAAAACAGCATTGTCTGCGCAGCACTGACTTTATCTGAAGCAGTGGATGATCTGTAGAAACTCCTCTGGACCCAAGCCTCAGAAACTGATGTTGTGACTGAAGTTTTCACAGAAGGCAGTTCTTTATGTTCCAGGACGTTTATTAGAGAAGTTGAAGGTTTAGCCAAGGACTTCTGCCGCCCAGAGCTAACCAGAACCCTCAAATCATGGGTTTCTAAGTGGTGACCAGAAATAGTCTGTGAAGCAACATCACACTGGCTCCTTAGTGCAGTAACGTTTATtcctacaggaaaagaaaaacatgaataaaGTATTCTTgaatagtttttttaattaatttaaatcaaTGGGACTAAGTAGACATTAAGCATGAAATGCTTACTCATACCGTAAGTGTCTCCTACACTATGTTGTTTAACAGATTCATCCCCAGTCATACTTAAAAGCAATTACACCTtttactaaaatattttcattctgcCCCACATCTGGGAATACCCGGGCTATGGAATGCTTAGCGTATTGTCACATGTTAGAAATACTAGTATTTAGGTGACTCTTCTCAAATTTGAACTTAGGCATGTTCCAAACATTTAAGGCAATAAGGTAAACAGTACATGAACAGTACTAActaaacaagaagaaaaacagcaaaaccaaaaatatcAGGTAATGATGAACTTAAAAAtcatgagaaaattaatttctcaatCAGAAAAAAGGTTAAAATGTTTCAAATGAACAAGTTTGCCttaaaactgttaaaactgaACTTTAAACCTTACTCCCCTATTTCAAGAAAAAGTCTAGTAAAGAACAAACCATCACTATATGGCTTTGCAGTCTCCTCCTCTAAGTGCTCAAACGCAGTGACAAAGTCGTCTTCGATGGACGATACTGACTGGTTAGTGTCGTCATCATCTTCATTAGTGGCTTCAAGCTGGCGCTTCTGATGCAAGTATGTGTCCAGGGTGTATCTT
This window encodes:
- the AKAP11 gene encoding A-kinase anchor protein 11 isoform X2 produces the protein MATFQTFKNSRMKTRASVRKSFSEDVFQSVKSLLQSEKELCSVSAEDCLKQDERANLTEVTFLGFNEETDAAHIQDLAAVSLELPDLLNSLHFCSLNENEIICMKDINKSSDTNSGPINQSHHSGMLCVMRVSPTLPRVRADFIFSLLSKYATGIRYTLDTYLHQKRQLEATNEDDDDTNQSVSSIEDDFVTAFEHLEEETAKPYSDGINVTALRSQCDVASQTISGHHLETHDLRVLVSSGRQKSLAKPSTSLINVLEHKELPSVKTSVTTSVSEAWVQRSFYRSSTASDKVSAAQTMLFSPSPAYSSESECSSPSPVIFLDEEGYQKSLKAKLELPKIPVMKDDIEDSDSEVSEFFDSFDQFDELEQTLEMACPFLKDPASGKPPQKKGPKHEQSCSATTAMNPQKFKSDRPALPANVRKPTPRKPESPYSNLCEAPDSPRLVKASGEDSGLFSPIRSSAFSPLGGCTPAECCCQAAAGGSRIPERHDSVYHTYEDYANSISREVLGSVLHPRHPNAASDVDRIKKGEPKTVALKRGSLDHKSRSKNKSSVIKDGIQKFAADLVEKSFGSAFKDLQKGVSSCTNALCQLAVKLTSSVFQMAFNELRRQRAFFLKERAISSLANFLVSEAFSNALKDLQYVKKQIFTNTVARFAADLAEELVFEGIMEVCQFSYPPTPASPRGWSFDYEDKVVKSYAKDLSESVIQEAFIELSQVDVTFTTKAAVSVSTDNVKYVSAENVVPPTQAPTFSPSFNGQTMMATKPVQEHKKEYTVQQALFCTSGVATSIPVPLAGSALLPYHASSSARQAESPPSSDASDLNGDSPQAGVTTKNKEEEVACLRNICLPSEHDPGDQNVVKPTNDYMEMRNPSKSTSDPVGVSNFSAAMVRTIVSETLESVMSLRVTETVEGHTGGLTTTVKGKTSPSPCDAAALQQSEASNKDVFADRLSKSIIKHSIEKSKSVIPKVDRNGLDKGGLPLPGEESRLTLEKFPKFREAQDRLPHCSHSAGKDCVSGCKGSAAHEFSLETLPPCPTVAGQKPDLKEITKGKSVKKSNLNNTALESLSLGQETPFPHSHPLSSTVLACADGLQVEDKQKITDGNVMPDTPPSTPLGPSQAASEWDLKKLTKKLKGELAKEFAPATPPSTPHNSSVGSLAESEQNPIEKEEFMLKLMRSLSEEVESSDGEELPEVDMKSEPSGKKVQFADALATHIISLATETAASHLDNKIIQEPMVQSPRLNTQSQRSGSPPFLNCSDENLQTLCSFAGDMAADVITEAEKIARVRRCLLSRQKRNSCYVDGDRDDTSAEKLDVEAIAHPREVDPFILSLPPSSCMSGLTYKYPSWESVTDEYAGHIIQILKQEGGNSELIMDQYANRLAYRSVKSGLQEAAKTARMKCSSAAFPMQSSQTKTSDELLLSLSKEHQQEVDKKRHSKRGGGYLCKNQTCERTRDPHRSEGSELYRFSTSLAHSITRDVTRALRASPVGLPKSVTDSCLYEKYGCDEDTEPHVEPDFPKPFEPSSQSHRFHPSPGSLNGGGYGGSVVQAVEQYAKKVEGDTLELSPGSAAPHTSETTKAAERITHAEKLSPLVGQACRYCDQKELQDSTGHSSPHFPRRDSLASSQPVSNSKFSNFCQKSRGFHLDVPQIPVDLAKKTVLAEKIVAEAIAKAERELNSASLVADSGIGQDGVSFAESLTTEIMTSAMMNVGHAVSSPKEIEDFQSSESFGSQQMNLSIGDDSTGSWSNLSFEDEHQDESSSFHHLSESDGPDDKDEEHEDDAEGLEQDGKTLLVANVDLEPCTVDPQLRITLQWLVASEAEVAELYFHDSAKKEFIQLSKRLQEKGWKVGDVLQAVLKYYEVMEKTSSEEKRKSLFDWLLENA
- the AKAP11 gene encoding A-kinase anchor protein 11 isoform X1; amino-acid sequence: MATFQTFKNSRMKTRASVRKSFSEDVFQSVKSLLQSEKELCSVSAEDCLKQDERANLTEVTFLGFNEETDAAHIQDLAAVSLELPDLLNSLHFCSLNENEIICMKDINKSSDTNSGPINQSHHSGMLCVMRVSPTLPRVRADFIFSLLSKYATGIRYTLDTYLHQKRQLEATNEDDDDTNQSVSSIEDDFVTAFEHLEEETAKPYSDGINVTALRSQCDVASQTISGHHLETHDLRVLVSSGRQKSLAKPSTSLINVLEHKELPSVKTSVTTSVSEAWVQRSFYRSSTASDKVSAAQTMLFSPSPAYSSESECSSPSPVIFLDEEGYQKSLKAKLELPKIPVMKDDIEDSDSEVSEFFDSFDQFDELEQTLEMACPFLKDPASGKPPQKKGPKHEQSCSATTAMNPQKFKSDRPALPANVRKPTPRKPESPYSNLCEAPDSPRLVKASGEDSGLFSPIRSSAFSPLGGCTPAECCCQAAAGGSRIPERHDSVYHTYEDYANSISREVLGSVLHPRHPNAASDVDRIKKGEPKTVALKRGSLDHKSRSKNKSSVIKDGIQKFAADLVEKSFGSAFKDLQKGVSSCTNALCQLAVKLTSSVFQMAFNELRRQRAFFLKERAISSLANFLVSEAFSNALKDLQYVKKQIFTNTVARFAADLAEELVFEGIMEVCQFSYPPTPASPRGWSFDYEDKVVKSYAKDLSESVIQEAFIELSQVDVTFTTKAAVSVSTDNVKYVSAENVVPPTQAPTFSPSFNGQTMMATKPVQEHKKEYTVQQALFCTSGVATSIPVPLAGSALLPYHASSSARQAESPPSSDASDLNGDSPQAGVTTKNKEEEVACLRNICLPSEHDPGDQNVVKPTNDYMEMRNPSKSTSDPVGVSNFSAAMVRTIVSETLESVMSLRVTETVEGHTGGLTTTVKGKTSPSPCDAAALQQSEASNKDVFADRLSKSIIKHSIEKSKSVIPKVDRNGLDKGGLPLPGEESRLTLEKFPKFREAQDRLPHCSHSAGKDCVSGCKGSAAHEFSLETLPPCPTVAGQKPDLKEITKGKSVKKSNLNNTALESLSLGQETPFPHSHPLSSTVLACADGLQVEDKQKITDGNVMPDTPPSTPLGPSQAASEWDLKKLTKKLKGELAKEFAPATPPSTPHNSSVGSLAESEQNPIEKEEFMLKLMRSLSEEVESSDGEELPEVDMKSEPSGKKVQFADALATHIISLATETAASHLDNKIIQEPMVQSPRLNTQSQRSGSPPFLNCSDENLQTLCSFAGDMAADVITEAEKIARVRRCLLSRQKRNSCYVDGDRDDTSAEKLDVEAIAHPREVDPFILSLPPSSCMSGLTYKYPSWESVTDEYAGHIIQILKQEGGNSELIMDQYANRLAYRSVKSGLQEAAKTARMKCSSAAFPMQSSQTKTSDELLLSLSKEHQQEVDKKRHSKRGGGYLCKNQTCERTRDPHRSEGSELYRFSTSLAHSITRDVTRALRASPVGLPKSVTDSCLYEKYGCDEDTEPHVEPDFPKPFEPSSQSHRFHPSPGSLNGGGYGGSVVQAVEQYAKKVEGDTLELSPGSAAPHTSETTKAAERITHAEKLSPLVGQACRYCDQKELQDSTGHSSPHFPRRDSLASSQPVSNSKFSNFCQKSRGFHLDVPQIPVDLAKKTVLAEKIVAEAIAKAERELNSASLVADSGIGQDGVSFAESLTTEIMTSAMMNVGHAVSSPKEIEDFQSSESFGSQQMNLSIGDDSTGSWSNLSFEDEHQDESSSFHHLSESNGNSSSWSSLGLEGDLYEDNLSFPTSDSDGPDDKDEEHEDDAEGLEQDGKTLLVANVDLEPCTVDPQLRITLQWLVASEAEVAELYFHDSAKKEFIQLSKRLQEKGWKVGDVLQAVLKYYEVMEKTSSEEKRKSLFDWLLENA